In Tsukamurella tyrosinosolvens, the genomic window GGGACGCATCGACCCGGCCGGCCTCGGCGAGCGGGTGATCCACCGGCACCACCAGATCGATGGGCTCGCGCATGAGGATCCGGGAGGCGATGCGGGGACCGCCCAGCGGGGCAGCCCGCTCGTCGCGGTGCGCGACCACGACGTCCGCGTCCGCGAGCATCGCCGGCAGCTCGGTGCCCGGGAGGTCCGCATCCGCGGCGGCCACCTGGATCCCCGCCGCGGCGGTGCGGCGCAAGACGCCGGGCAGGAGGAGCTCGGCCGCCGAGGGGAAGAGCGTCAGCCGGACCACGCCGATCGGCGTCGAGCGGTAGCGGTCCATCTCCGCGCGTGCCCGGTCCAATTCGCCCAGAACGGATTCCGCGCGGACGACGAGGGCCAGCCCGGCGTCGGTGAGGCGCACGCGCCGGCCGTCGGGCTCGAGCAGGTCGACCCCGGCCTCCCGCG contains:
- a CDS encoding LysR family transcriptional regulator, translated to MDVHRLRILRELADRGTVAATARAMDMTPSAVSQQLKVLAREAGVDLLEPDGRRVRLTDAGLALVVRAESVLGELDRARAEMDRYRSTPIGVVRLTLFPSAAELLLPGVLRRTAAAGIQVAAADADLPGTELPAMLADADVVVAHRDERAAPLGGPRIASRILMREPIDLVVPVDHPLAEAGRVDASQLADLDWISVRDGFPVDDVLRSLATITGVQPRVVQRINDFHTIQAMVAAGLGVALVARHAVTHPGVRSLEIVGVLAARILEVATRPGAERRPAVAAVLRALDEEVAAVS